In the genome of Sporichthya brevicatena, one region contains:
- a CDS encoding PQQ-dependent sugar dehydrogenase yields MRIGRLGTGTLAVALGLGLAACGDDDDPTAMPPVYTDSPTSSATGPAAVASPNASASPGRSPATGRPTVAGDVVTGLTSPWGLAFLPDGSALVSERDTARVKRISPGGKVSTVGTVPGVDHGGEGGLLGIAVGPDFDENPRLYAYLTASDGNRIVRMPYTASGLGRPEVVLDGIDASGIHNGGRLAFGPDGMLYASTGDASDRPTSQDRDDLNGKILRMTPDGKPAPGNPDADSVVWSYGHRNVQGLAWDDAGNLWASEFGQNTWDELNRIEAGRNYGWPEVEGDEGGSEFTRPARVWPTSEASPSGLAFARGSLWMAGLRGQRLWQIPLSGTGTGKPVAHFSGEYGRLRTVALAPDGSLWLITNNTDGRGRPQAGDDRILRITLG; encoded by the coding sequence ATGCGGATCGGACGGCTGGGGACCGGCACCCTCGCGGTGGCGCTGGGGCTGGGGCTCGCGGCGTGCGGGGACGACGACGATCCCACCGCGATGCCGCCGGTGTACACGGACTCCCCCACCTCGTCGGCCACCGGGCCGGCTGCGGTCGCGAGCCCGAACGCGAGCGCGTCTCCGGGCCGCTCCCCCGCCACCGGGAGGCCGACCGTCGCCGGCGACGTGGTGACCGGGCTGACCTCGCCCTGGGGACTGGCGTTCCTCCCCGACGGCTCGGCGCTGGTCTCCGAGCGGGACACGGCGAGGGTGAAGCGCATCTCCCCCGGCGGGAAGGTCAGCACCGTCGGCACCGTCCCGGGCGTCGACCACGGGGGTGAGGGCGGGTTGCTCGGCATCGCCGTCGGACCGGACTTCGACGAGAACCCGCGTCTGTACGCCTACCTCACCGCGAGCGACGGCAACCGGATCGTCCGGATGCCCTACACGGCGAGCGGCCTCGGCCGGCCCGAGGTGGTCCTCGACGGCATCGACGCCTCCGGGATCCACAACGGAGGGCGCCTGGCCTTCGGCCCGGACGGAATGCTCTACGCCTCGACCGGCGACGCGTCCGACCGGCCGACCTCGCAGGACCGGGACGACCTCAACGGCAAGATCCTGCGGATGACGCCGGACGGGAAGCCCGCCCCCGGCAACCCGGACGCGGACTCGGTCGTGTGGTCCTACGGGCACCGGAACGTTCAAGGCCTCGCCTGGGACGACGCGGGCAACCTGTGGGCGTCCGAGTTCGGGCAGAACACCTGGGACGAGCTCAACCGTATCGAGGCGGGCCGCAACTACGGCTGGCCGGAGGTCGAGGGCGACGAGGGCGGGTCCGAGTTCACCCGTCCGGCCCGCGTGTGGCCGACGTCCGAGGCGTCCCCGAGCGGGCTCGCGTTCGCCCGCGGGTCGTTGTGGATGGCCGGCCTGCGCGGCCAGCGCCTGTGGCAGATCCCGCTGAGCGGGACCGGGACCGGCAAGCCCGTCGCCCACTTCAGCGGCGAGTACGGCCGGCTCCGGACCGTGGCCCTCGCCCCGGACGGGTCGCTGTGGCTGATCACCAACAACACCGACGGGCGGGGTCGTCCCCAGGCCGGCGACGACCGGATCCTGCGGATCACGCTCGGCTGA
- a CDS encoding acetolactate synthase large subunit: MADPHPSQAPVAQLTGAQSLVRSLEAVGVEIIFGIPGGAILPAYDPLFDSQYVKHVLVRHEQGAGHAAQGYAMATGKVGVCMATSGPGATNLVTAIADAYMDSVPIVAVTGQVPSSAIGSDAFQEADIRGITMPITKHNYLVTDPAEIPRAIAEAFHIASTGRPGPVLVDVSKDALQAMTSFTWPETLDLPGYRPVTRPHAKQVREAAKLIVESRKPVLYVGGGVIKAGAAAELKVLAELTGIPVVTTLMARGAFPDSHELHLGMPGMHGTVAAVGALQKSDLLIALGSRFDDRVTGHLPSFAPEAKVIHADIDPAEIGKNRHADVPIVGDAREVIADLIVAIQAEHDAGRKGDYAAWRETTFDLRTRYPLGYDVPEDGGLSPQYVTERIGEIAGPDALYVAGVGQHQMWAAQFVKYEKPGTWLNSGGLGTMGYSVPAAMGAKAGAPDKVVWAIDGDGCFQMTNQELATCAINGIPIKVAVINNGNLGMVRQWQTLFYEGRYSNTDLQSKRIPDFVKLADAYGCVGLRCEKAEDVDATIRKAMEINDVPVVIDFVVHADAMVWPMVAAGTSNDDIKYARDLAPSWDRSEEEES; encoded by the coding sequence ATGGCAGATCCGCACCCCTCCCAAGCGCCCGTCGCGCAGCTGACCGGAGCGCAGTCGCTCGTCCGCTCCCTGGAGGCCGTCGGGGTCGAGATCATCTTCGGCATCCCGGGCGGGGCGATCCTGCCCGCGTACGACCCGCTCTTCGACTCGCAGTACGTCAAGCACGTGCTCGTGCGCCACGAGCAGGGTGCGGGCCACGCGGCCCAGGGCTACGCGATGGCGACCGGCAAGGTCGGCGTCTGCATGGCGACCTCGGGCCCGGGCGCGACGAACCTCGTCACCGCGATCGCGGACGCCTACATGGACTCGGTGCCGATCGTGGCCGTGACCGGCCAGGTGCCCTCGAGCGCCATCGGCAGCGACGCCTTCCAGGAGGCGGACATCCGCGGCATCACGATGCCGATCACCAAGCACAACTACCTCGTGACCGACCCCGCGGAGATCCCGCGGGCGATCGCCGAGGCCTTCCACATCGCCTCGACCGGCCGGCCGGGCCCGGTCCTCGTCGACGTGTCCAAGGACGCGCTGCAGGCGATGACCTCCTTCACCTGGCCCGAGACCCTCGACCTGCCGGGCTACCGGCCGGTGACCCGCCCGCACGCCAAGCAGGTGCGCGAGGCGGCGAAGCTGATCGTCGAGTCCCGCAAGCCGGTGCTCTACGTCGGCGGCGGTGTCATCAAGGCCGGCGCCGCGGCCGAGCTCAAGGTGCTCGCCGAGCTGACCGGCATCCCGGTCGTGACCACCCTGATGGCGCGCGGCGCGTTCCCGGACAGCCACGAGCTGCACCTGGGCATGCCGGGCATGCACGGCACCGTGGCCGCCGTCGGTGCGCTGCAGAAGTCGGACCTGCTGATCGCGCTCGGCTCGCGCTTCGACGACCGCGTCACCGGTCACCTGCCGAGCTTCGCCCCCGAGGCCAAGGTCATCCACGCCGACATCGACCCGGCCGAGATCGGCAAGAACCGGCACGCGGACGTCCCGATCGTGGGCGACGCGCGCGAGGTGATCGCCGACCTCATCGTGGCGATCCAGGCCGAGCACGACGCCGGTCGCAAGGGCGACTACGCCGCCTGGCGCGAGACCACCTTCGACCTGCGTACCCGCTACCCGCTGGGCTACGACGTCCCGGAGGACGGTGGCCTCTCGCCGCAGTACGTCACCGAGCGGATCGGCGAGATCGCCGGCCCGGACGCGCTGTACGTCGCGGGCGTCGGCCAGCACCAGATGTGGGCGGCGCAGTTCGTGAAGTACGAGAAGCCGGGGACGTGGCTGAACTCCGGTGGCCTCGGGACGATGGGTTACTCGGTCCCGGCCGCGATGGGTGCCAAGGCCGGCGCGCCGGACAAGGTCGTGTGGGCGATCGACGGCGACGGCTGCTTCCAGATGACCAACCAGGAGCTGGCCACCTGCGCCATCAACGGCATCCCGATCAAGGTCGCCGTCATCAACAACGGGAACCTCGGCATGGTGCGCCAGTGGCAGACCCTGTTCTACGAGGGCCGCTACTCGAACACCGACCTGCAGTCCAAGCGGATCCCGGACTTCGTCAAGCTCGCCGACGCCTACGGCTGCGTGGGTCTGCGGTGCGAGAAGGCGGAGGACGTCGACGCCACGATCCGCAAGGCGATGGAGATCAACGACGTCCCCGTCGTGATCGACTTCGTCGTCCACGCCGACGCCATGGTGTGGCCGATGGTCGCTGCCGGTACCTCCAACGACGACATCAAGTACGCGCGTGACCTGGCCCCGTCCTGGGACCGCAGCGAGGAAGAGGAAAGCTGA